The Chryseolinea soli nucleotide sequence TTGGTGACCAGCTTCAGGTTCTTGACACAGTTGTTATAGCCGTCGCCATCTTTGTTGATGACGTACATGCCGTCGTCTTCGTAATTTATTTCACGTACAAAAGTGCTGTAAATCACGCGTCGGGTGTTGAAATAAAATTGATACCCTTCCTTGGATAACGACACGCGTAGATCGATCATGGGTTCGCCGGTCTTGATGTTTCGATTCTTGGCAATCGACTGGCTGAGGATTCTTCCGGCTACAAACTGTTGATTCAGCCGGGGATGTGGAATTACCCTATCGAGTGATTTGATTCTTCCCATATTGGATGCTTTATAAAAGCCTTCGAACCCGGGAATGTCTTTCCACCGTTCACCTTTAATGCTAACGAGGGATTTGTCTTGGAAGGAATACTTTAACTTTGCCATAATAAAATAATTGTTAAAACTGGTTATAGGAATGAATTGAGGCACTGAGGTTTCTAAATCCGCAGATGAAATAGCGAAGCCGATAGCCATCGCCTGCGGGGAAGGAGATAGTGGATTTTTCTCATAAGCAGGTTGGATTAGCGTCGGGACTTTCGGGCTCTATCGCTTGAGGTTCATCGTGGACGGCCAACGAATTGACCTGGCCGATCCATTGATAGTTTACGTCGCGCTGCTTTTTCTTTCTTCCCTGGAGAATTACTTCGGACATAATCTCGGATTCGATCTTGCTGACCAGACCCACCTTGCTGTATAAACTCAGGGTGCGTCGCGCGACGGATGTATTGATCTTTGTCTCCCACCGCAGGTCTGACACGAGTTGCTGAACGGTGAACGGCGCCTTAAATTGAATGATGCTCCGCAAACAAAGGAGACGTAGCGGCGTGATGGGGATGCCATTACTGTTTAGGATTTCTTTTACAATAAGCAGGTTTTTCATAGGTTGGTTATTAGGCATTTCTATTGGTTGTGCAGCGATTATTCTTGTTTATCCAGCCAAACCTCGGGGTAAAAGGCTTTAAGATCTTTGCATATTTTTTTCGCCAGCCACACATCGGTTGTACTTTCATAACTCACCAGGTAATAGCCGTTCCGTTTTCCAAGTTTCGACACGGCGTGTCCTCGAATCAGTTGCTCGGCGACCAGTTTGTCTGCATTGTTTTCGAATCGAAAGGCGCCGATAATGACGTGATAGACCGAGACGCCTTCAGTGCCTTTCCGGGCTTCCTCTATCGCAGAGGCGTCAGATAATCCCGAGACTGGGACGGATAGTGATGGCGAATTTTTTGAGGATGCCGATGTACTGCGGGAAACAGAATCGGCGCGGACGCGTCTTGCGCTATCGATGGCAACGCCGGTCGCTGGATGCCCTCCAGGAATGGGCAAACTCAATCGGATCAGGACTAGCCCCACGACAATGAGCGGAATGGCTACCCGAATAAATTTCAAGGGGCGAGAAGAATCTCTAAAATTCTTTTTTGCCCCCGCAAAAGCAGTTGAACCGTGAGGCGCTTCTTTTAACGTTTTAGAACCATCGTGAGTGATCTCAGAATGCTCCGTGCACGATGACGATGATAAAGCCTCATTGCTGTCATCACACTCGCTGGCTTCCTCAATATTCGCATTCAATTTCTCTTGTTCTTCTTCTTTCGGATCGCTTAAGTGGGGTACTTCACCATTGTCATCTCTCTTCTTAGGTTGTTCCGGCAGTTCGCTGAGGGCATGGGCGTTGGATAGGGCCAAAAAACGCGCATATTCTTTTTCGTTGAGCAGTTCCAATCGGTTATCCACATAGCAGAAAATACCCAACTCCTTTATTTCAAACCTTCCGCCGCTGCGAAGACCGTTTTGTATGTCTTCGATGAATCCATGAATCGTCGCTTGGGACTCCTCTTCCGACAACATTTCAATTTTTGTGAGATATGAGGAAAGTATACCATCGTCATATTTTATGAATTGATTGAAGAACAGAGATTGGGAAAAATCCTGTTGTTTGATGATTGCTCCCAACGTTGGCAGATTTACCCTGTTGTTATGCTTCAGCAGAGATAGAATAGCACGCGTAATCATTGAATATTTTTTTGTCAATCTTTCTCAAATCGAGCGCCAAAGAAAATCTTTGAATTTTCACTCTAATCGAATAGCCTTTTTGGGAAAACGACGAAATATCGTTGGCCCAACGAAATTGCTACCGGTCATAGCCGTTGTAATGGCGGCGCGAGTATGCTCTTGCGGGTCATGGAAATACCTCGTCGTCGAGCGTTGAATGAAGCCAATAACATTGTCATCTTAGTCTCGTGTGATTTCTATTTCGGTTCGCTCATTGCCTTTAAACTGCTCGCTTTGCTTTCCATAGATCGGTTTCTTGTCGCCCCATGGTTTTATTTGAATGCGCTGAGTGTCGATGCGCTGGCTGCGCAGGTATTCACGGATCAACTCCCCACGCATCTGCGATAGTTTCTTTCCCGAGCCGGACGTGGGCACTGCTTTTGATAAATCGAAAAAATCTCCCTTGTTTCCGCGTGCCATCAGCTTTCGCTTATCGCCGAAGTAGGTATGCACGTGGATGATGATCTTGTACTTTTTGTTTTCATTCATCATCTCCGTGAGCCGGTTCAATTCCTCTGCCGATTCTGGCGAGAAAATGGCGGCTTGATCAGGAAACGTCACGTTCAGATTAGCGATGTCGCCCTTCTTGAGCCGCTCCAATTCAAAAGATATTTCCTTAGGAGAGTTTTGCTTTTCAAGGTCAGACGCATCGAATTTCCGGATGACCTTGCGATAACCGAAAATGTCGGCGACAAACGTGATGTTGTCGATGTTGTGAATAATTTCTTTTAAACTCGACGGAGTGTTTGTTTGATAAACACCGACCATCGTTGCCGATTGCTTATCCAGAGCTCTGACCGTTCCGTTCACGGGTTTTTGATCGATCCAGCGAAAAGCTTTCAGAACGATGCTTGAGGCATCTTTCGACATTTGCAACGAAGAAGGATTTTTTAGGGAATCCTGCGCAGGCGTTGGCTTTGCCGCGATATTTAAGCGCTCTCGCGTACTGGGGTCGACGTCCTGAGCATGATCACGATCCTCCAAGGACGAGAGAGAGGGCACGCCGAATGTGCCGTGATATACCCAGGTCTTTCGCAGGTCCTGCCGGCTCTGCAGCTCCACCGCCATGCCATAGGCCTCTTCGCGTACCAATGTTTTTAGCACGTAGACATAAAATAGTTGTCGCTTGTAATTGAAGGCATACTGCGCAGTATAATGCCATTGAGCCGCGGCTTGTTCAATTAACCTATGGGCATTCGCTTCAACGGAAAACGCACCAATCACAACGTAGTAAGGCATATTGTCCTCGATGGGATCTTCGTGTGTGGCGGCTTTAACGGATGATGTGTGGCCCTCGAGTAGTGCGACAGAACACAAAAAGCTTGAAAGGAGCAGGTGCATAAAGACGGATATGCACTTTATTTTGTATTTCATGATATGGAAATTTGATTGCATTGAGGGATTTTGAACGACTGTGTAAGCGCGATGTGTAAGCTGCGTCCGCCACCAACGTCATTAAAGATGATTCTGAAGAGTTTTTGATCGATGAGCATAACTACAACGTTTGACGCGCATAACGCGGCCCGCCACGCAGAAACTCACTGTCTAGGAGAATAGAGAATAAATTTTTTGAGACGGGGTCAGTCTTTAAAATGACATTCTTTTTTGCGGAATGCTCTGCCGCCGACATGGGTGAGTCCTCGTTGCGGATGATCACAATCAAAACTTCGTCAGCTGGCAATTCTTTTACATTTATCTCAGGTTGATTTATAGCAGACTGATGCTTGTAAAAAAGACCGGTCATCAGGTCGCCATCGCGCCCCTGTTGGATGGATTGCGTAATCAGCGATTTTTTCAGTGCAAATTCACAATGTCTTTTTTGCGTGCAAAGAGTTTTGGATAAAGCAAAATAGATGGGTTGATTCGTGCGGGTATGAAGTAGGTAATAGAGCAGTTCGCGGCCGCGCGCATCGTGCGTTAGAAAGCCTCTCAAGTCCAATTGTTCTTCTGCGTTTGGGAGGTTGGATTGAATAAGAAAGGCTTTTCCTTCGATTACCTTTTCTGAATAGACGATAATTTTATGCTCCTTAGAAGAGGCTAATGATCCTCCGTCTTGGGTGCGTTTCTTTAACGGAGGATTTCCCTGGGCGAGGATCTGGCCCAGCAAACAAAAATAAAATAGCAGTGATCTCATTAATATTTTTTTGAAGTTTGAATCACTCCTGCCAACTACCGGGCCAATTTGAATCTTGAAATTTGAACTGATTTCGAAGGTTTAAAAACGAGAGCCGACGAAATTCCGAAAGACCGACGAAATATCGTCGGCAGGTAGCCGGCCAAGGAGGCGTCGGTAAAAAGTAGAGAAAGCCGTTTCGCTACATTTTGTATATTTTTAAGCGACCCTGTTATACATGTTTGTTGAACTTGACCTTTTCTTTCATGAAAAGCGGTATAAGACATATGATGAGGAGACCGGTGATGGCCATTATTTATTTTTGCACGCTCACCAACGTCCTTTATACAGTTTTAACAAGGGAAAGTCATTGGGTGCCGGTCATGGGGTTGTGGTTAATAGTGACCATCGCGCTTCTCTTCTTACTGTATCGCGGACTTCAGAAAAATGTGGGAATTCAAAGGACACTCGCGCGCCGCGACAGAACAATCATTCTGCAGAGAAATGAATTGGAAACACTTGCCAAAAGGGTGAGGAGGACCTTTATAGAATTGCGTGAAATGCAATCACAGCTCATACAGGCCGAAAAGATGGCCGCACTGGCGCAACTCACAGCGGGTATTGCACACGAGCTGAACAATCCCATCAATTTCATTATGGGCGGCGTGCAGGGATTGAAAACACAACTGGATTTTGTCAGCGCTAACGAGGAGATGAAACAAAAGCTGGAAAACATCCCTGCCATAGCCGAGATGCTGGGAGATATGGAGTTATTTGCCAATGCCATTGAAGCCGGCGCTGTTCGTTCGGCCAAGATCGTGGAAGAGTTGGTTAATTTCTCTTTTCAAGACAATCAATATCTGTCGTATGTGAATCTTCGTAGCTATCTCGATTCCGTGCTAATATTGTTAGGTGGCCACCTTGGCGATCGGATAAAAGTTTATAAGAATTTTGGGACAATTCCGATGGTTGAATGCAATATTGGCGAGATCAACCAGGTATTTGTGAACGTCCTTATGAATGCCATCCAGGCCATTCAAGACGTAGGCGATATCACTGTGACTACTTGCGTTCAAAAATCAGGTTTTGTCAACGTGATCATCCGCGACTCTGGTTGCGGAATCCCGGACGCTATAGCGGAAAGAATATTCGATCCGTTCTTTACTACCAGGGAAGTGGGCAAGGGTACGGGGCTCGGATTGTACATTTCCTACAAGATCATTCAAAACCATCACGGCCATATCTTCTTTAACAGCGAACCAGGCAAGGGAACGGAATTTACAATAAGCATTCCGGTCACCCGGGATGAAAGACATCCAGGAATTATCGATTCAGATAAAGATCTACGGAATCTTTTCCAATGCCCCCGCTGGCGTCCGAAATGCTGAGACGCACGCGGTACCAGTCTTGATGCCGCAGTTGTTCTTTTCTGGAAATCTCAAGTGTGAAGCTTTTTGTACCCTGAACCATTTTGGTTTGAATAATCTTTTTTCTGTGATGGAGTTCGATCTCCCAACAATACCATTGATTGGGCATGCTGCCTTCTTCTTCGTCCTCGCCATATCCAAACACTTCAATGCGCTTGTCCTTAACATCGGGAATGAAAATCCAGACAGCCGGTTTTTTGTCTTTGTGGATAGGCAGGGGTTTCGAAGGCTCGGGCCGCGGAGACGTTATCAACGGGACGGGGTTTTGCGAGGAACGGTGAATCGATTCTTTGCCATTCAGAACTAATCCTGGCAGAAGACTCACCATATAATAACAAATTGCTTTGAATTGCATCGGCAGAAGATTTAGTCGTCGCATGTTACAGGACGTTACTGCAAGAGAAATGCAGTCTCTTCAGGCTTTCGGTATTAACGGTGTAGCTGGATAATTTTTCGGTGAAACAAATCTAGTCTACCCGTTGACCGGCTGGAAAGAAAAATAAAAAATAATTGTATGAAAACTTAAACTGCAAAATCTTTTCAGTGAGGCATTTGATATTGCATAGAAATTACGGATTCCTCCACGGCATCTTATCATCCTAGCATAACAGGGAAGGGAGGAACCGTAATTTTTCTGCAAAAGGATACAGGCGCTTTAGCCGAGGTTAAACAGTCTAGCTCTAGAGGGTCAGCTAAACTGAGATCGAAGCTAAGCGCTTGTATTCTTTTTATATTTTCTACCCTTCATACTTTTCGATACTGTACTACCGCTCTTTTGCATAGCGGGAGACAGTGGTATGCCAACGCATAGCCACTCTTGTGGCCCAGCCGACTAAATATAGTCGGGCCAACGATATTTCGTTGGCTCATGGGGTGTCACACCCCGAATCCACGTTAATTTCGCGGTTTCTTTATGGCATGCAATTAGAACGGGGTTCAGAAAAATTTAAAACTTTATGACCATTGCAAAACACATCAACCTGCTGGAAAGACTCGACGATCTGATCCGTAAGAAAGCTACGGGGACTCCCGACGACCTGGCCAAAAGACTGAACGTCTCAACCCGTACCATCTACAATTATCTTCACGATCTGAGAAGCATGGGGGCGCCGGTGGCCTACGACTATCGTTTACAAAGCTACTATTATAAAGTGGATAGCTCGATTATTAAGGAGCGAATGAAATTTAGTTATTGACGCGTTAATGAAAGCTATGCCAAAGAAGATCATCATTCTTCTGGTGCTTATCATTTCTGCGCTTCTGATCTGTATGTTTCCCTGAACGTTTCCCAATAGCCTGAGGGCTGGGGAAACGTGCATGGGAAAAGGCCAGTGCGGAAACGTATTTCGTTATCCACGGAAGCAATCGTGCTGGTCCCTCTGGGAAAAACATTCCGTTCCCGTTATTGAAGCTGGAAAAGCAGATCATGCGTGTGCAGTCCCTACTTTCCTACGCGCTATCGTAAACATTTGTGTAATCAATTTATATGGTGCAAAGATGTCAATTGTTTCCGGTGACCTCCGTAGAGCATTGGGCCGGGCTGCGACAACAATTTCATCGATATCTCGCGCAGGAATTGGTGGCAACACGAACATTGCGCCTGGACTTGGAAGCCGAGAAAGCCTTTACATTTATTTCTGTCGCTCATCATTGGCCCGATTTCAAATTTCATGGGATTTGGCAATTAAGTCCATGTGGCGACCATCTAAAATTTCAGAGCAATTGCGGAAGCGGAACGTTAACTGTAGAAGTGAAAGAACAGGAGTTGCGGATCGACTACTCCATTTTTTTCGAGCACGAGGATCGCTACGAAGTTGGAATTCGATTTTTGACGATAAGCAAAGGGGCGTGCGATCTGGTGATGTCAATCACAAAACCCAGAAGAATGCCGATCAGTTATTTTGAAAATAAACTAACTCAGCTCGATGAAGGTCTGGAAAGATTGAGACGGATTTTAGAGGGTTAGTCGCGGTGACGAGGACTGGGCCCACGATACTTTAAATGTTTCCCAGCACTGCAAGAGCCTTGCAGTACGGAGAGATACTTTAGCCTAATGAAGAAAGTCATTTTGGTTTTTACGATCGCGCTTCTTTTTGTAGCGGTGGAATTGAAGGCCCAGCTCAACCAATATGCGCAATACTATGTTGCGCCGGTATGGCTCAATCCCGCACATGTTGGGCTTGTCGACGAGGTGGAGATTACGGCACAATACCGAGAATCAAAACTGAGTGGGTATCAATTTCCTTCCTTGTCTGCAGCATATCCGTTTTTTAATAAGACAACGCGTCTAAAACAAGGGGGATTCGGTATGGGATTGGCACAGGAGCAATTCGGACCGGATAAGATTTATGTCGTCACACAATGGGTAGGGGGTTTTTCTTACAATGTTCCCATCACCGCACATCATTTTATCAGCGCCGGCTTGCAAAGTGGATTGGTGAACCGGAAAGTAGATCCCACCAAAGTGACCACCGACAATCAATATCTTTTTGGATCGTTTGATCCGGGGCGGCCGCCCGGAGAAAACTTTGTGAATACCAGCACCAATATTGTAATAATCAACAGCGGCTTTTCGTGGTCTATGACCGACGAATTAGACAGACAAAAAGCCTATCTGGGCATAGCCTTTTTTGGAATGAATACACCGCGCGCTAAGCTTCTGCAAGACGCCGCGCGTGATCGCGTGCTCTATAGCGTCTCGGGCGCCGTCCAGGTTCCCGTGCGGGGTACGGCTTTCACATGGCTGCCGAATTTTCGTTGGATCATCCGGGGGAATTTGTCATTTGCCAACATCGGTCAGCGCTGGCATTACACGTTTGGGGCTGGCAGCCCGTCGTTCATCGGTCTCGGGCTTTGGTATAACACGAACAAAATTGCCGTTTCCAATCTTGAGTATGGAACAAACCGTTTCCTTCTGGCGCTGGCCTACAATGGCAGTCTCACGAAAAATGCGCCGATACCTGCCGTCAGTAGCGCTTGGGAGGTGGCATTTACCTGGAGGATCAAAAGAAATACATTGGGCAAACACACAACTATAGTAGAAACACCACCATTGCAAGACGTTCCGAGGCCGCAGGAGCCCGCAACGGTTCAAGCGAGCCCGAAAGAAGCCCCGCAAGCACCAGTCGTTCCGCGTGAAGAACCGATGCCGATTACACAGCCTAAGGAGCAAGATCTCTCGATGGCGGCCACTCCAATAGTAAAAGACAGTTCCCTGACAAAGGAAGAGAAAAATCTCTTAGAACGGAAAGTTGGATTTGCCTTGAACAGCTATGCTGTTGGCAAGGAGGGTCAGGAATTTTTGGACAGCCTGGCGCAAATCCTGAAAGCACATCCGGAAGTGCGCATTAGAATCACGGGGCATACGTGTACCATCGGATCAAGGAGAGCCAACTTCACAGTATCACACAAGCGGGCAGAAAGTGTCAAGGCAATTCTACTAAGGAAAGGAGTGCCTCCCGGTCAACTCGTGGCGGTTGGCATGGATTTCCAACGTCCCTTGAACGCGAATCAGACCGAAGCTCAGCGGGCTAAAAATCGCAGAGTGGAGTTTGAACTTCTGGAGAATTAGCGTGCAATATTTTGTGAGTTTTATGTTGCTAACGAGGAAAAAAATGATGTATATTCAGTGAGCCCGTTGAAAAGCATCCATAGGTTTTTTTGAAAAAATTGATCATGTATAAACCCTTATCTGAGCTAACGGGTGGAAACGTACACACCCAATTCACGGAGAAAGTAATACGGTCTCCCTTGCCCGTGGTCGTGGAATTTTTTAAGAACAATAGCGGGACATCCTTTTTAGTAGACTCCATCCTCGCCGAATTTGTAGAGCCCTTACAGGAGAAGGCGGTATTCTATAAAGTGAACATAGACAAACATCAGCTCTTTAACGAACTGTATCACCTCAATGATCTTCCATCCGTTTTGCTGTTTAGAAAAGGCTCTATACGCGGCTATCTGGCTGGGCCCTTTTCGCGGACCAAGTTCATCTCCAACATTATCAATAACCTGGATGAATAAGAAAAGGCCATGCGGCCGTGGCGAGCCGGTGTTACAGGAAGTAAGGCCTTTGAGTATAAACCTTGTTATTCAGAAAGTCAAAGAGTACAAATCCAATGGCAGCCTCATGTGTATTGCCCAATATGCTCGGGGATGTGCTGATTTCGTACGAATAGTTGACAAAAAATTTTGAGAACGTAAAACCCAGAAGCGCGGCGATCGATCCAGACGATCGGTACGTGCCGCCCAACCAAATCTCTTTATCGTAGCGAAATTTAGTCGAGGCATCCCAATAATAGGCGTCACCTTGCTTGCGCGCGAGTCCGGTGGCATAGAGCTGGAAACGCTGACTTAAATTCATGTTGAAACCTAGCTGGGCCGTCTGAATATTGCTGTAGGTTACGGGAAGTGTAGAGAGGTTCAGCTTTTGACCGGCCAACGAGAAATAAGCATAGCCAACGTAGAAGTGCTCTCCATACAAGGAAAAGCCTGCATTGAGATCAAGATTGTTTTGTTGCGACAGTCCACCGAGCAGGCCCTTGTAAACAGGGTCGTCAATGTTCCGTGGAATCAACTTGTTGGGATCTAATCGAAGCGCCTGATACATCACCTGCGTTCCAAGCGATGCATATAAGGATCTGCTGAGCGGCAGGTGGTAGGCATAGCCGGCGCTGGCGGATGTGCCGGAATAGGGTCCGTACGAATCCTGCATAACAAAAAGTGAAACCCCTTTTTTTGCATGACCGGCAAACGTAGCGTCATCGGTCTCGTAGAGCTTTGACTTGTTGCGCAGTGCGTCCAGGTTGATATTGAGCCCCGCGTAATTGCTTTTCGGACCGTCGGGTAATTTTGCCAAACTCTGACGTGTTCCGATCTTCAGGTCCAGGTAGTTTTCGATGCCGCTAAAGGCTGGATTGAATGTGTACGGTACCGTATAATTTTGCACAAGTTGAAAGGGCAATTGGGCGTGCACCATACAGGCGACACCGAGTAATGCCGATGTTAAAAGAATGGTTCTCATGAGAGGGTCATTGATGAAGCAGTGTTATAAAACCTTTATTTACTTGTTGTCCATTGTTTAATTTTATGATATAGATGTAGGTTCCTGAAGGAAGCAATTTGCCATTGCTGGATCCGTCCCATTCCGATTCGGGAGTGTAATGTGAGGAGGAGAAAACTTTTTTCCCAGACGTATCGAACACCTCTACAGAGTGGTTGGGATAGTTTTCCAAGTTGAGAATGTTCCAGGTTGGATTGTAGGTGTCACCATCGGGGGTAAAGAGTGTGGGGATATCCAGCGCGGGCCCTGGAGCTTCGTCAAATTTCACCTCGACAATGTTAGAGTAAGACCGGAGTGCTCCTTTGTATGAAAAGACCTTGTAGTAGTAGGTCGTTCCAAGGGTGACATTGCTATCGCTATAGCTGTTGCCGGTAACGCTGGAGATCGGTGTAAACGCATTCATGCCGTTTTCCGATCGCTCTATACCAAAGCCTTCTTCATCGTTCGAAACATCAGTCCACGTTAACACGATAGCGGTCTTTCCTTGTGCTTTGGCGACGAGATCCAGCGGGGCAATTGGAGGGATCATCGCGGGATCGATGGGTGGCGTTGCTGAAGCGATGTTGGAATTTTCGGAAGTTTCATCTGCACGAAAGGTGATAACGCGGTAATAGTAGATTTGCCCGGATGTCAATCCGCCTTCCTCGTATGTTTGGATGTTTGGCCCGGTGCGTATAAGCTCTGAAAAGTTGACTCCGTCTGTCGATCGTTCAATGATGTAACCCTCTTCGTTAATGCTGTTATCGTCCCAGGTAAGGTGAATGGAAGAGAATGAGGTTGCGGTAGCCGTTAAATTTGTAGGTGGGTCAGGATGTTTTGAAGCGGATTCGTAGAAAACGATATCGCCGTTCGTTCCATTGAAAACGAAAAGATCTTCATCGCCGTCGTCGTCGATGTCGACCAGGTCGAGACCAATATTTTTCAGCGTCTTTTGACCGTATGTGGTTGTGAAATGGAACGGATCGATAAGGGGATCTTTGAAATACGGTGTGATGCCTACCGGCGTATTTTCGAAGAAGAGCAAATGTCCGTCATCCAATCCAAAAAAGATATCTAAGTCGCCGTCAGCGTCGAAATCGGAAGATTCAATGAACGAGCGTTGAGCCGGCTTAGGCAGATATGAGAGGTGGAACGGATTGTAGGCACCGGTGGTGTATGCGGGGTTTTTGAGACCTGTGTTGATAAGGTCGTATACGATGTTGGAACCCGGGCTATAGGCGCTCACCAAGCAATCCAGATAGCTGTCCTTATTGAGATCCATCATTTCCGGTTTCATGAAATCTTGTGGCGACGGTGTGACGAGTCCAAAGGGACTATAGTCACTTGCCTGGATCGCGGACCTGAACTTAAATATCAGCGAGTTGCCTATGTTTTCACGCCACAGAAACTTTTTTTTCACGGGATCTCCACCGATCATATCCACATCACCATCATAGTCGATGTCGGCGAGGTCTAAATAAGGAACGGCATAGTTGTAGGTTTTTACACTCTTAAAAGCAGGAGCCTTTGCCGTTCCCTTGTTTTCAAGAACGTATGTGATGTTGCTGGTGAGGTCCGATACGATGGCATCCTGGTCGCCATCGGCGTCCATATCCGCAAAAGCGCCGCAAATCTGATCGCCGGCGAAAAGCTGGAGCCCATACGGATTGGCTACCGGTGTCTTGAACTGTGCAGCAACGGGCAAGGTCACGAAGAACAATCCGAATTCCAAAAAGTGAGTGAGTTTAAGGCGCATGGATTATTGTTTTAATTTTTCGAGATTCAGATCGTGGTTGTGATAGAAAGCGGGGCATGGTATGAAGCGTCCCTTTTTAGGCTGTCGCTTTAATCGGTTGATCTCGTATTTGATGGAGATCTCGTGCGCGCCGCCGGCGCCAGAACCGAGTTTCGAAACGGTGATATCGTAACTATACATAATATCGAACTTGGAAAGCTTGAACCCGAGATTGGCAATGATGGCATCCTGACTCACGTTGTCGGCAACATCTTGATGTATGGGAATGCCTCGATACCACAAGCCAAAGACAACGGGTTCGATCATGAGGTAGGTGCCGATATCGAGTTGATCAAATCGGCCTTGACTTCTGTAGTTGAAAGACGGCAGCAGGTCGGCTGTGCGTCCGCGCATTCCCAGGTTCTTGATGCGAAAGCTCATGCCACCGTGTATGCTCCATTTTAGCGGCAGCCGTGTCACACCGTCGACTAGCGAACGATTGGGATCGTTCAGATGGTTTGCCGAACCCCCAATCCACATTTTTGAATTATAAATGAGCAACCCAGCCCCAAAATCGAAATACGTTTTCGGGTCGGGCGTGAAGATGATACCGGACGGCGTCTGTGTGCCATCGAGATTGAGCTGATCGTAGAATAACAACTTGTTAAAATCGATAGACCGCCGTCCTAACCCGAAGCTAAGCCCCGGCGAGATCACCCATCCGCTTTTTGTGCTGATCTTATAAGAATACAGGAGGTTGATTACGTTCGATTTGAGGGAGGCTGTTCCTGCCTGATCGCTCATGAACAGAACGCCAACACCACTTCTTAACTCAGGCAACATCATGTCGAATGAGAATGCCGCTGTTTTGAAACCAGCACCCACACCGGGCCATTGGTTGCGATAGTTGCTAATGAACCGGTAGCTGGGAGTGGACCCCGCAAATGCCGGATTGAGAAACAGCGGTGCGGAATAATACTGTGAGAAAGCTGGGTCTTGCGCCCATACCCAACACGTTAGCAATGTACCAAAGATTAAAAGCCAAGTCTTTTTCATTATCGTATTAAATTAATGTCG carries:
- a CDS encoding NUMOD4 domain-containing protein — translated: MAKLKYSFQDKSLVSIKGERWKDIPGFEGFYKASNMGRIKSLDRVIPHPRLNQQFVAGRILSQSIAKNRNIKTGEPMIDLRVSLSKEGYQFYFNTRRVIYSTFVREINYEDDGMYVINKDGDGYNNCVKNLKLVTKSEKSQRVFIRERADSYLKTADRSKWKNYGGYTRRLPVKQYSIKGKLMGHYESIREASQKTGCGQKEIILVARGIHHQTKGYIWRYA
- a CDS encoding SPOR domain-containing protein — translated: MITRAILSLLKHNNRVNLPTLGAIIKQQDFSQSLFFNQFIKYDDGILSSYLTKIEMLSEEESQATIHGFIEDIQNGLRSGGRFEIKELGIFCYVDNRLELLNEKEYARFLALSNAHALSELPEQPKKRDDNGEVPHLSDPKEEEQEKLNANIEEASECDDSNEALSSSSCTEHSEITHDGSKTLKEAPHGSTAFAGAKKNFRDSSRPLKFIRVAIPLIVVGLVLIRLSLPIPGGHPATGVAIDSARRVRADSVSRSTSASSKNSPSLSVPVSGLSDASAIEEARKGTEGVSVYHVIIGAFRFENNADKLVAEQLIRGHAVSKLGKRNGYYLVSYESTTDVWLAKKICKDLKAFYPEVWLDKQE
- a CDS encoding OmpA family protein codes for the protein MKYKIKCISVFMHLLLSSFLCSVALLEGHTSSVKAATHEDPIEDNMPYYVVIGAFSVEANAHRLIEQAAAQWHYTAQYAFNYKRQLFYVYVLKTLVREEAYGMAVELQSRQDLRKTWVYHGTFGVPSLSSLEDRDHAQDVDPSTRERLNIAAKPTPAQDSLKNPSSLQMSKDASSIVLKAFRWIDQKPVNGTVRALDKQSATMVGVYQTNTPSSLKEIIHNIDNITFVADIFGYRKVIRKFDASDLEKQNSPKEISFELERLKKGDIANLNVTFPDQAAIFSPESAEELNRLTEMMNENKKYKIIIHVHTYFGDKRKLMARGNKGDFFDLSKAVPTSGSGKKLSQMRGELIREYLRSQRIDTQRIQIKPWGDKKPIYGKQSEQFKGNERTEIEITRD
- a CDS encoding sensor histidine kinase; this translates as MMRRPVMAIIYFCTLTNVLYTVLTRESHWVPVMGLWLIVTIALLFLLYRGLQKNVGIQRTLARRDRTIILQRNELETLAKRVRRTFIELREMQSQLIQAEKMAALAQLTAGIAHELNNPINFIMGGVQGLKTQLDFVSANEEMKQKLENIPAIAEMLGDMELFANAIEAGAVRSAKIVEELVNFSFQDNQYLSYVNLRSYLDSVLILLGGHLGDRIKVYKNFGTIPMVECNIGEINQVFVNVLMNAIQAIQDVGDITVTTCVQKSGFVNVIIRDSGCGIPDAIAERIFDPFFTTREVGKGTGLGLYISYKIIQNHHGHIFFNSEPGKGTEFTISIPVTRDERHPGIIDSDKDLRNLFQCPRWRPKC
- a CDS encoding HTH domain-containing protein, coding for MTIAKHINLLERLDDLIRKKATGTPDDLAKRLNVSTRTIYNYLHDLRSMGAPVAYDYRLQSYYYKVDSSIIKERMKFSY
- a CDS encoding PorP/SprF family type IX secretion system membrane protein, which gives rise to MKKVILVFTIALLFVAVELKAQLNQYAQYYVAPVWLNPAHVGLVDEVEITAQYRESKLSGYQFPSLSAAYPFFNKTTRLKQGGFGMGLAQEQFGPDKIYVVTQWVGGFSYNVPITAHHFISAGLQSGLVNRKVDPTKVTTDNQYLFGSFDPGRPPGENFVNTSTNIVIINSGFSWSMTDELDRQKAYLGIAFFGMNTPRAKLLQDAARDRVLYSVSGAVQVPVRGTAFTWLPNFRWIIRGNLSFANIGQRWHYTFGAGSPSFIGLGLWYNTNKIAVSNLEYGTNRFLLALAYNGSLTKNAPIPAVSSAWEVAFTWRIKRNTLGKHTTIVETPPLQDVPRPQEPATVQASPKEAPQAPVVPREEPMPITQPKEQDLSMAATPIVKDSSLTKEEKNLLERKVGFALNSYAVGKEGQEFLDSLAQILKAHPEVRIRITGHTCTIGSRRANFTVSHKRAESVKAILLRKGVPPGQLVAVGMDFQRPLNANQTEAQRAKNRRVEFELLEN
- a CDS encoding thioredoxin family protein — translated: MYKPLSELTGGNVHTQFTEKVIRSPLPVVVEFFKNNSGTSFLVDSILAEFVEPLQEKAVFYKVNIDKHQLFNELYHLNDLPSVLLFRKGSIRGYLAGPFSRTKFISNIINNLDE